The following are from one region of the Aequoribacter fuscus genome:
- a CDS encoding 5-formyltetrahydrofolate cyclo-ligase, with protein MNNQETIAQHKQNLRLELKQRRRSVTPAQRDRAAEQIAKSALALASNSKRIGLYYALPNEAPTRPLAQALWKIGKHVYLPRIHNDRHLHFFLWEQDTVLESGKLGIPTPTSNNTEIAAENLDLIFIPLLGFDQSGHRLGMGGGYYDTTLSRTAQPIKIGLAFECQEVEQVPVEEHDIRLDLLITESRVLRFQ; from the coding sequence ATGAACAACCAAGAAACTATCGCTCAGCACAAGCAGAACTTACGCCTTGAACTCAAGCAACGACGCCGGTCTGTCACGCCTGCCCAGAGAGATCGAGCAGCTGAGCAAATAGCGAAGTCCGCCTTGGCCCTAGCGAGCAACAGCAAACGCATCGGTCTTTATTACGCACTGCCCAACGAAGCGCCCACTCGGCCTTTAGCTCAGGCGCTGTGGAAAATCGGCAAACACGTCTACCTTCCACGTATCCACAACGATCGCCACTTACACTTTTTTTTGTGGGAGCAAGACACTGTTCTAGAATCCGGCAAGCTTGGCATACCCACACCAACAAGCAACAACACTGAAATTGCCGCTGAGAATCTCGATCTAATATTCATACCGCTGCTGGGGTTTGATCAATCGGGGCATCGCTTAGGCATGGGCGGCGGGTACTACGACACCACGCTATCTCGCACTGCGCAACCAATTAAGATCGGGCTAGCGTTTGAGTGTCAAGAGGTCGAACAAGTCCCTGTCGAGGAGCACGACATTCGCCTAGACCTCTTGATTACTGAATCGCGCGTGTTGCGCTTTCAATAA
- the rpiA gene encoding ribose-5-phosphate isomerase RpiA, with protein sequence MSKTQDELKREVAQAALDFIAPHLTPASMLGIGTGSTANEFINLLGTSGLPFSGTVASSEASAQRLRDFGIPVLDLSLVDSLQFYIDGADEANGALELIKGGGAALTREKIVAAASEFFVCIADESKEVATLGKFPLPIEVIPMAENIVINALRAMGGRPEVREGVITDNRNIIIDVHDFMIADPKATETAINQITGVVCNGLFAHRGADLLLLSGQTGVRSLRA encoded by the coding sequence ATGAGCAAAACGCAAGACGAACTGAAACGGGAAGTGGCCCAGGCGGCATTGGATTTTATTGCTCCGCATCTCACGCCAGCCAGTATGCTCGGCATTGGCACGGGATCGACGGCCAATGAGTTCATTAACTTGCTGGGCACGAGCGGCTTGCCATTCTCTGGAACCGTTGCCTCGTCGGAAGCATCAGCCCAACGCCTGCGCGACTTTGGCATTCCAGTCCTGGACCTCAGCTTAGTCGACAGCCTGCAGTTCTACATCGACGGGGCCGATGAAGCTAACGGTGCCTTGGAACTGATCAAAGGTGGCGGTGCAGCGCTAACACGCGAGAAAATTGTGGCTGCAGCGAGCGAGTTTTTTGTTTGCATTGCCGACGAGTCAAAAGAAGTGGCGACGCTTGGCAAATTCCCGCTCCCTATCGAGGTGATACCAATGGCGGAGAACATCGTCATCAACGCCCTTCGCGCGATGGGCGGACGCCCAGAAGTGCGCGAGGGCGTTATAACCGACAATCGCAATATCATCATTGACGTCCACGATTTTATGATCGCAGATCCAAAAGCGACCGAAACAGCCATTAATCAAATTACTGGCGTGGTATGTAACGGCCTATTCGCTCATCGAGGTGCCGACTTGTTGCTTTTAAGCGGACAGACAGGCGTACGAAGCCTTAGAGCCTAA
- a CDS encoding DUF4124 domain-containing protein — translation MRIALLFLMLTLSSFAQGQTRIYKVVDANGNITFTDKPPISTQEKSSAVELNQINISAPPPERARNTSIDNSKPEANIDYDITITSPPDSTTIPMGPGNFSLSASVSPALEYGDKLQLILNGEPYGRPQSTSTWGLTNVLRGAHDLSIQAVSDSGKVLSQSRPVRVYVLRPSKLYRN, via the coding sequence ATGCGAATTGCTCTGTTGTTTTTGATGCTAACGCTCTCTAGCTTCGCACAGGGGCAGACCCGAATTTACAAAGTGGTGGATGCAAATGGCAACATTACATTCACCGATAAGCCGCCCATAAGCACCCAAGAAAAGTCGAGCGCCGTAGAACTCAATCAGATCAATATCAGTGCACCGCCACCGGAGCGTGCGCGCAACACCAGCATCGACAACAGCAAGCCTGAAGCCAATATCGACTACGACATCACCATCACCAGCCCGCCAGACAGCACGACCATTCCCATGGGACCGGGCAACTTCTCACTCAGCGCCTCGGTTAGCCCTGCGCTGGAATATGGCGATAAATTGCAACTTATCCTCAACGGTGAGCCTTACGGCAGGCCTCAAAGCACCAGTACTTGGGGCCTAACAAATGTGCTTCGTGGCGCTCACGACCTGTCGATTCAGGCGGTGAGCGACTCAGGTAAAGTACTCTCGCAATCACGCCCTGTTCGCGTCTATGTACTGAGACCCTCCAAACTCTATCGCAACTAG
- the typA gene encoding translational GTPase TypA — protein MTRQLRNIAIIAHVDHGKTTLVDCLLQQSGTLDRRSDGAERVMDSNDQERERGITILAKNTAIRWSDYRINIVDTPGHADFGGEVERVLSMVDSVLLLVDAVDGPMPQTRFVTSKAFERGLNPIVVVNKIDRPGARPDWVIDQVFDLFDRLGANETQLDFPIVYTSAIQGIAGLDPNEMADDMTPLFNEIIKRVPEPEVDATSPLQMQISALDYSSYVGVIGVGRITRGKLKPNTPVAVVDREGNKRNAKILQVMGFHGLERVEVDQAEAGDIVCITGIDGLNISDTLCDQAHIEALPALSVDEPTVSMTFQVNDSPFAGKDGKYVTSRNIKERLERELIHNVALRVVQGDSPDKFIVSGRGELHLSVLIESMRREGFELGVSRPEVIRKEIDGVMQEPYEQLVIDCEDQHQGAIMEELGNRRAELENMVPDGNGRVRLEFMVPARGLIGFRSLFLTLTSGGGIMTHIFDHYAPVKHTEIARRVNGVLISMVKGKTLAYSLFTLQDRGRLFIDPNIEVYEGQIIGLHSRSNDLTVNPTKAKQLTNIRAAGTDENLLLTPPIRHTLEQALEFIEDDELVEVTPSAIRLRKKLLVEHERKRASRAA, from the coding sequence TTGACTAGACAGCTCCGCAATATCGCGATCATCGCGCACGTTGACCATGGTAAAACAACCTTAGTGGATTGTTTGTTACAGCAATCGGGCACGCTTGATCGCCGTTCAGATGGCGCTGAGCGTGTTATGGACAGTAACGACCAAGAACGTGAGCGCGGTATCACCATTTTGGCGAAAAACACGGCGATTCGTTGGTCCGATTATCGTATCAATATCGTGGATACGCCGGGACACGCTGACTTCGGTGGCGAGGTAGAGCGTGTATTGTCGATGGTCGATTCGGTATTGTTATTGGTCGATGCTGTCGATGGACCAATGCCACAAACGCGCTTTGTGACCTCTAAAGCCTTCGAACGTGGATTAAACCCCATTGTTGTGGTGAACAAAATTGATCGCCCCGGTGCTCGACCAGACTGGGTCATTGATCAGGTGTTTGATTTGTTCGATCGTCTGGGTGCTAACGAGACACAATTGGATTTTCCGATCGTTTACACCTCGGCGATTCAGGGGATTGCGGGTTTAGATCCCAATGAGATGGCCGACGACATGACGCCCTTGTTCAACGAAATTATCAAGCGTGTGCCCGAGCCCGAAGTTGATGCTACCTCCCCTCTGCAGATGCAAATTTCAGCGCTGGACTACTCGAGCTACGTGGGTGTTATCGGCGTGGGTCGCATCACTCGCGGCAAATTAAAGCCCAATACCCCGGTGGCTGTGGTCGATCGAGAAGGCAACAAGCGCAACGCAAAAATCCTTCAGGTAATGGGCTTTCACGGTTTAGAGCGTGTCGAAGTTGACCAAGCTGAGGCCGGTGACATCGTTTGTATCACGGGGATCGATGGCTTGAATATTTCAGATACCTTGTGCGACCAAGCGCACATCGAAGCTCTGCCTGCGCTGTCGGTCGATGAGCCAACGGTGAGCATGACGTTTCAGGTAAATGACTCGCCCTTTGCGGGTAAAGACGGCAAGTACGTGACGTCGCGAAACATTAAAGAGCGCCTGGAGCGTGAATTGATACATAATGTGGCGCTGCGTGTCGTGCAGGGCGATTCGCCTGATAAATTTATTGTGTCCGGCCGAGGTGAATTGCACTTGTCTGTGTTGATTGAGTCGATGCGTCGCGAAGGCTTTGAGTTGGGTGTTTCGCGTCCGGAAGTTATCCGCAAAGAAATCGACGGTGTGATGCAAGAGCCTTACGAGCAGTTGGTCATTGATTGTGAAGACCAGCATCAGGGCGCCATCATGGAAGAGTTGGGCAATCGTCGAGCCGAGCTCGAGAATATGGTGCCAGACGGCAATGGTCGAGTGCGCTTAGAGTTTATGGTGCCCGCACGCGGTTTGATCGGTTTTCGCTCGCTCTTCCTGACGCTCACGTCGGGTGGTGGGATTATGACGCACATCTTTGATCACTATGCACCTGTTAAACATACAGAAATCGCTAGGCGTGTTAATGGTGTTCTGATATCCATGGTGAAAGGTAAAACCTTAGCCTACTCTTTATTCACCCTGCAGGACCGCGGTCGCTTATTTATCGATCCGAACATTGAGGTGTATGAGGGCCAGATCATCGGTTTGCACAGTCGTTCTAACGATCTAACCGTTAACCCAACGAAAGCAAAGCAGCTGACGAATATCCGTGCTGCCGGTACCGATGAAAACCTGCTGCTGACGCCACCGATTCGTCACACCTTAGAGCAAGCGCTCGAGTTTATCGAAGATGACGAGCTGGTTGAGGTCACTCCGAGTGCTATTCGGTTGCGCAAAAAGCTGCTGGTTGAGCACGAGCGCAAGCGCGCTTCGCGCGCAGCCTAA
- the dtd gene encoding D-aminoacyl-tRNA deacylase codes for MQLLLQRVKSASVDVGGDRVAAIEQGLLVFVGLEKDDTRQLCERAAERLLAYRVFADGEGRMNRSVRDVSGSLLLVSQFTLAADTRKGLRPSFSSAMPPSEANVMFDYFVGCMLGSGLDVQTGRFGADMQVALVNDGPVTFSLAF; via the coding sequence ATGCAATTACTTTTGCAGCGAGTGAAAAGTGCATCGGTAGATGTTGGCGGTGACCGAGTTGCCGCCATCGAGCAAGGACTCTTAGTTTTTGTCGGTTTAGAAAAAGACGATACCAGACAGCTGTGCGAGCGCGCGGCAGAACGACTGCTCGCCTATCGCGTTTTTGCCGATGGCGAGGGGCGCATGAATAGGTCGGTGCGCGATGTCAGTGGAAGCCTGTTGCTGGTGTCGCAATTCACGCTCGCTGCCGACACTCGTAAAGGTCTTCGTCCCAGCTTTTCCAGTGCTATGCCGCCCTCTGAAGCCAATGTAATGTTCGACTATTTTGTTGGCTGTATGCTGGGTTCTGGTTTGGACGTGCAGACGGGGCGATTCGGCGCCGACATGCAGGTTGCTCTTGTCAACGATGGGCCCGTTACCTTCAGCTTGGCGTTTTAA
- a CDS encoding YhgN family NAAT transporter, translated as MDPITAFVTLALVMDPLGNVPLFLSVLKDVPQERRFKVILRELVIALAVMLLFLFAGEKVLNLLGLQQEAIAIAGAIILFLIAIRMIFPSPHGIMGETPEGEPFIVPLAIPAIAGPSVLAIAMLLVSNDPARMVEWTIALICAWLATSVVLLASPLLLRALGNRGLIASERLMGMVLVIIAVQMFFDGVGKFLHLN; from the coding sequence ATGGATCCAATTACCGCCTTTGTTACGCTCGCGCTAGTGATGGACCCTTTGGGCAACGTTCCCTTGTTTCTATCAGTATTGAAGGACGTACCACAAGAACGTCGCTTTAAAGTCATTCTGCGTGAACTCGTTATTGCATTGGCGGTGATGCTGCTGTTCCTGTTCGCCGGCGAAAAGGTGCTTAACCTGCTCGGCTTACAACAAGAGGCCATCGCAATTGCTGGTGCGATTATTCTATTTTTAATTGCGATACGCATGATCTTTCCCTCGCCTCACGGCATCATGGGCGAAACCCCAGAGGGTGAGCCGTTCATTGTACCTCTCGCAATCCCCGCCATTGCAGGCCCATCAGTACTTGCGATCGCCATGCTGCTGGTCAGCAACGACCCCGCTCGCATGGTTGAGTGGACGATCGCCCTGATCTGCGCGTGGCTCGCGACTTCGGTCGTGCTGCTAGCCTCACCCTTATTACTGCGAGCACTGGGCAATCGCGGCCTGATCGCCAGCGAACGCCTGATGGGGATGGTCTTGGTGATTATTGCCGTACAGATGTTTTTTGACGGTGTGGGCAAGTTTTTACATTTGAACTAG
- the glnL gene encoding nitrogen regulation protein NR(II), with protein sequence MAPIDTIDSLSTGVITLDSELCICAMNSASEAMLSTSKARLAGTHFIDLVKNADDVVPQIRAAIEAHTPITQRSVTLQNNGNEPVTADLTITPSRPDRDGSLLIELHPVDRIMRISRGQNLLQTTETTHQIVRGLAHEVKNPLGGIRGAAQLLARELEDPDQLEYTQIIIREADRLRALVDRLLGPNKPVDRLPLNVHEVLEHVRRLLEVESDQKVRIERDYDPSLPDIVGDRAQLIQAILNIALNAIQANDGEHECLITLRSRVLRQFTIGAIRHRLVCKIDIEDNGPGIDEALMGLIFLPMVTGRAEGTGLGLSISQSIINRHGGLLECQSEPGKTLFSLYLPLELDHE encoded by the coding sequence ATGGCCCCAATAGATACAATCGATAGCTTAAGCACCGGTGTAATAACACTGGATAGCGAGTTGTGTATTTGTGCCATGAACTCCGCTAGCGAGGCCATGCTCTCCACCTCGAAAGCCCGCTTGGCGGGTACTCATTTTATCGACCTAGTGAAGAATGCAGACGACGTGGTACCTCAAATACGCGCTGCCATTGAAGCCCATACGCCCATCACACAACGCAGCGTTACGCTACAAAATAATGGCAACGAGCCCGTCACAGCTGATTTGACGATAACCCCATCAAGACCCGATCGTGATGGCAGTCTGCTAATTGAGCTGCACCCCGTCGATCGGATCATGCGCATCAGCCGAGGACAAAATCTCCTGCAGACCACTGAAACGACGCACCAAATCGTCCGTGGACTGGCTCATGAGGTAAAAAACCCACTGGGCGGTATCCGCGGAGCGGCACAATTGTTAGCCCGCGAACTCGAAGATCCCGATCAACTGGAATATACCCAGATTATTATTCGGGAGGCCGATCGTCTAAGAGCCTTGGTCGATCGTCTGCTTGGCCCGAATAAACCCGTAGACCGACTCCCTTTAAATGTGCACGAAGTGCTCGAGCACGTGCGACGCCTGCTCGAAGTCGAGAGCGACCAGAAGGTCAGGATCGAGCGCGATTATGACCCAAGCCTCCCGGATATCGTTGGAGACCGCGCTCAGCTGATTCAAGCCATCCTGAATATCGCGTTAAACGCTATTCAAGCCAACGACGGTGAGCACGAGTGCCTGATTACTCTGCGCTCTCGCGTACTGCGTCAGTTTACGATTGGCGCAATCCGCCACCGCTTAGTGTGTAAAATCGATATCGAAGACAACGGCCCGGGCATCGACGAAGCACTGATGGGATTAATCTTTCTGCCCATGGTCACCGGCCGCGCGGAAGGCACAGGCCTGGGCTTGTCGATATCGCAAAGTATTATCAATCGCCATGGCGGTCTGCTCGAGTGTCAGAGCGAACCCGGCAAAACCCTATTCTCACTATACCTTCCCTTGGAGCTAGATCATGAGTGA
- the glnA gene encoding glutamate--ammonia ligase, which produces MSEHTLDLIKSSEARWVDLRFTDTKGKEQHVTIPASEVDEDFFEEGKMFDGSSIAGWKGINESDMILMPDDAASVLDPFTDDATVIVRCNIIEPTTMQGYDRDPRSIAQRAEDYLKTTGIGDTAFFGPEPEFFVFDDIKWHADISGAGYTINSEEAAWASNLHYDGGNTGHRPGVKGGYFPVPPVDSLHELRAAMCIAMEEMGLPIEVHHHEVGTAGQCEIGVKFNTLVKKADEVQILKYCVLNVAHGFGKTATFMPKPLVGDNGSGMHVHQSISKDGVNMFAGDGYAGLSDTALYYIGGIIKHARALNAFTNASTNSYKRLVPGFEAPVMLAYSARNRSASIRIPYEPSPKGKRVEVRFPDPTANPYLAFAAMLMAGIDGIKNKIHPGDAADKDLYDLPAEEALAIPTVCSSLQQALESLDADRAFLTEGGVFSDDMIDAYIDLKMEEVTRLNMTTHPVEFDMYYSC; this is translated from the coding sequence ATGTCAGAGCATACTCTGGATCTTATCAAAAGCAGCGAAGCACGCTGGGTGGACTTACGCTTTACCGACACCAAGGGTAAAGAACAACACGTAACCATTCCTGCGTCGGAAGTAGACGAAGACTTTTTCGAAGAAGGCAAAATGTTCGATGGCTCATCGATCGCCGGCTGGAAAGGCATCAACGAATCAGACATGATCTTAATGCCCGATGACGCGGCGTCTGTGTTAGACCCGTTCACCGACGATGCGACCGTTATCGTTCGCTGCAACATCATCGAACCTACCACGATGCAGGGTTACGATCGCGACCCTCGCTCGATTGCACAACGCGCAGAAGACTACCTGAAAACAACGGGTATCGGTGACACCGCATTCTTCGGCCCAGAGCCAGAATTCTTCGTGTTTGACGACATCAAATGGCACGCTGACATCAGCGGTGCAGGCTATACCATCAACTCCGAAGAAGCTGCGTGGGCATCAAACCTGCACTACGATGGCGGCAACACAGGCCACCGTCCTGGCGTGAAAGGCGGTTACTTCCCCGTACCACCAGTCGATTCGCTGCATGAGTTACGCGCAGCCATGTGTATCGCCATGGAAGAAATGGGCCTACCCATTGAAGTACATCACCACGAAGTGGGCACCGCGGGTCAGTGTGAGATCGGCGTCAAGTTCAACACCCTGGTGAAAAAAGCTGACGAAGTTCAAATTCTAAAGTACTGCGTACTCAACGTAGCGCACGGCTTTGGCAAAACAGCGACCTTTATGCCCAAACCACTGGTTGGCGACAACGGCTCAGGCATGCACGTTCACCAGTCTATCAGCAAAGACGGCGTTAACATGTTCGCTGGCGACGGCTACGCAGGACTGTCTGACACTGCGCTGTACTACATCGGCGGTATCATCAAGCACGCTCGTGCCCTGAACGCCTTTACGAACGCGTCTACCAACAGCTACAAGCGTTTGGTACCAGGCTTCGAAGCTCCTGTTATGTTGGCTTACTCAGCCCGTAACCGCTCCGCGTCAATCCGTATTCCTTACGAGCCAAGCCCCAAAGGCAAGCGCGTAGAGGTGCGATTCCCTGACCCAACAGCTAACCCATACTTGGCTTTCGCAGCGATGCTGATGGCAGGTATTGATGGCATCAAGAACAAGATCCACCCTGGCGACGCCGCTGACAAAGATCTTTACGATCTGCCAGCAGAAGAAGCCTTGGCGATTCCAACCGTATGTTCTTCGCTGCAACAAGCGCTTGAGTCACTGGACGCAGACCGCGCATTCTTAACCGAAGGTGGCGTATTCTCTGACGACATGATCGATGCTTACATCGACCTGAAAATGGAAGAAGTCACCCGCTTGAACATGACGACTCACCCCGTTGAGTTCGACATGTACTACTCTTGCTAA
- the ilvA gene encoding threonine ammonia-lyase, biosynthetic yields MPQSYIKRILNARVYDVARETPIDDARLLSQRFGNRILLKREDMQPVFSFKCRGAYNKMSKLSKQELSRGVVAASAGNHAQGLALAAATMKVKATIVMPKTTPLIKVEAVRGRGAKTVLHGDTFEEAAAYAKKLVETQGLVYIPPYDDPDVIAGQGTVGVEIVRQLGEAPDAIFVPVGGGGLLAGVAAYIKYIWPQTKVFGVEPDDAACLDLAMRTGRRGTLKEVGLFAEGCAVAQIGKETFRVIKDLIDGVITVSSDEMCAAIKDIFEDTRSIAEPAGALALAGLKKYIEQEELEDKTLLTIVSGANTNFDRLRYISERTEIGEKREAVLSAVIPERPGAFKTFCQAIGKRNITEFNYRYADAAKARVFVGLSVNPAGDDLERLLSSLRESDYQVEDLTDNEMAKLHVRFMVGGHVPLKAGQELVYRFEFPERPGALAKFLSVLGHRWNISLFHYRNHGAAYGRVLVGFQAGKKDEPLLEEAFNRLGYRFWNETNNTAYQQFLASTEQAAS; encoded by the coding sequence ATGCCGCAATCATACATAAAACGCATCTTAAACGCGCGTGTTTACGATGTCGCACGTGAAACGCCCATCGACGATGCGCGATTGTTATCGCAGCGCTTTGGCAATCGTATTTTACTCAAACGCGAAGACATGCAGCCAGTGTTCTCGTTCAAATGTCGCGGTGCCTACAACAAAATGTCTAAGCTCTCTAAGCAGGAGCTAAGTCGTGGTGTGGTGGCGGCCTCTGCAGGCAACCATGCGCAGGGTCTAGCCCTGGCAGCGGCGACCATGAAGGTAAAAGCTACCATTGTTATGCCTAAAACAACGCCTCTGATTAAAGTCGAGGCGGTAAGAGGGCGCGGCGCTAAAACAGTACTGCATGGCGATACCTTTGAAGAGGCTGCGGCCTACGCCAAAAAGCTGGTTGAGACCCAGGGCTTGGTTTACATACCGCCCTATGACGACCCCGACGTCATTGCTGGGCAAGGCACTGTCGGCGTGGAAATTGTGCGTCAGTTGGGCGAGGCGCCCGATGCCATTTTTGTACCGGTGGGTGGCGGTGGCTTACTCGCTGGCGTGGCCGCCTACATCAAGTACATCTGGCCGCAAACCAAAGTTTTTGGGGTTGAGCCTGACGATGCTGCCTGTTTGGATTTGGCGATGCGCACGGGGCGGCGTGGAACCTTAAAAGAAGTCGGTCTGTTTGCCGAGGGGTGCGCGGTGGCGCAAATTGGCAAAGAAACTTTTCGGGTCATTAAAGATTTGATAGATGGTGTTATTACGGTCAGCAGCGACGAAATGTGTGCCGCCATCAAAGATATTTTTGAAGATACGCGCAGTATTGCGGAGCCGGCCGGTGCCTTGGCGTTGGCGGGGCTAAAAAAGTACATCGAGCAGGAAGAGTTGGAAGATAAAACCCTTTTGACTATCGTCAGCGGGGCTAATACCAATTTTGATCGCTTACGTTACATTTCAGAGCGCACCGAGATCGGTGAAAAGCGTGAGGCGGTGCTCAGTGCCGTCATTCCCGAGCGACCCGGTGCCTTTAAAACCTTTTGTCAGGCGATCGGTAAGCGGAATATCACAGAGTTTAACTACCGCTACGCAGATGCAGCAAAAGCGCGAGTTTTTGTGGGCTTAAGTGTGAACCCCGCCGGTGATGATTTGGAACGCTTGTTAAGCTCTTTGCGTGAGTCCGATTATCAGGTGGAAGATCTTACCGATAATGAAATGGCGAAGCTGCATGTCCGTTTTATGGTGGGTGGGCATGTGCCGCTCAAGGCAGGTCAAGAACTCGTCTACCGCTTTGAATTCCCCGAGCGCCCCGGTGCTTTGGCCAAATTCTTATCGGTACTCGGACATCGTTGGAACATCAGCTTGTTCCACTATCGAAATCACGGTGCCGCGTACGGGCGTGTGCTGGTAGGTTTTCAGGCGGGTAAGAAAGACGAGCCGCTATTAGAAGAAGCGTTTAATCGCCTAGGCTATCGATTCTGGAACGAGACAAACAATACGGCTTACCAGCAATTTCTGGCCAGCACCGAGCAAGCGGCATCTTGA
- the glnG gene encoding nitrogen regulation protein NR(I) has translation MSDTSNVWVVDDDDSIRWVLERALTQAGIKCRCFEEADSLLAEIKYEQPDAIISDIRMPGTDGLAMLDELHASLPELPIIITTAHSDLESAVASYQQGAFEYLPKPFDIDDVIAITERAISHRRKTLKTSEAKEEALPTTEIIGEAPAMQEVFRAIGRLAHSNITVLINGESGTGKELVARALHRHSPRASAPFIALNMAAIPRDLMESELFGHEKGAFTGAAQKREGRFEQANGGTLFLDEIGDMPAETQTRLLRVLADGEFYRVGGHVAVKSDVRIIAATHQNLEELVRKGDFREDLFHRLNVIRIHIPRLAERREDIPKLMQYFFQRAAEELGGEKKVLLPETEKYLCTLDWPGNVRQLENTCRWITVMASGREIHIDDLPQELREPTVHEAIDSPSDWGGQLREWVSTQLASGRQHILDEATPRFERIVIEAALNYTGGRKRDAAELLGWGRNTLTRKMKELELSSRS, from the coding sequence ATGAGTGATACCTCAAATGTGTGGGTCGTAGATGACGACGATTCGATCCGCTGGGTACTAGAACGCGCTCTCACCCAGGCGGGGATAAAATGCCGGTGCTTCGAAGAAGCCGACAGCCTGCTGGCAGAGATCAAATACGAACAACCCGACGCCATTATCAGTGACATTCGAATGCCGGGAACCGACGGGCTCGCCATGCTCGACGAGCTACACGCGAGCCTTCCAGAACTCCCTATCATCATCACCACAGCGCATTCGGACCTCGAAAGTGCCGTCGCCTCGTATCAGCAAGGTGCTTTCGAATATTTACCCAAACCCTTTGATATCGACGATGTCATTGCCATCACCGAGCGCGCCATCTCACATCGCCGCAAAACGTTAAAGACCTCGGAGGCAAAAGAGGAAGCGCTTCCTACCACCGAGATCATCGGTGAGGCGCCCGCAATGCAGGAGGTGTTTCGTGCGATCGGACGCTTAGCGCACAGCAATATTACGGTGTTGATCAACGGCGAATCGGGTACAGGTAAAGAGCTTGTCGCTCGAGCATTACATCGCCATTCACCTCGTGCCAGCGCGCCATTTATCGCACTTAATATGGCTGCGATACCTCGCGACCTTATGGAGTCAGAGTTATTCGGCCACGAAAAAGGGGCTTTTACCGGTGCCGCTCAAAAACGTGAGGGCCGTTTTGAACAAGCCAACGGTGGCACCCTGTTCCTCGACGAGATTGGCGATATGCCAGCCGAAACCCAAACACGGCTACTTCGAGTACTTGCCGACGGTGAGTTCTATCGAGTGGGCGGGCACGTCGCGGTAAAATCCGATGTTCGAATTATCGCTGCAACCCATCAGAATCTTGAAGAACTGGTGCGCAAAGGCGATTTCCGCGAGGATTTATTTCACCGCTTAAATGTCATTCGAATTCATATTCCACGCTTAGCTGAGCGACGCGAAGATATTCCAAAATTGATGCAGTACTTCTTTCAGCGCGCTGCCGAGGAATTGGGTGGCGAGAAAAAAGTTCTGCTGCCTGAAACCGAAAAATACCTGTGCACACTTGACTGGCCTGGCAACGTACGCCAGTTAGAAAACACCTGCCGATGGATCACCGTTATGGCATCAGGCCGGGAAATCCATATTGACGATCTCCCTCAGGAATTACGCGAACCCACTGTCCACGAGGCGATCGATTCGCCCTCAGATTGGGGTGGACAGCTCCGCGAGTGGGTCAGCACCCAGCTAGCGTCGGGGCGACAGCATATTCTGGACGAGGCAACACCGCGATTCGAGCGCATCGTCATTGAAGCGGCCCTAAACTACACCGGCGGCCGCAAACGCGACGCGGCAGAACTGCTAGGCTGGGGCCGCAACACGCTAACGCGCAAAATGAAGGAATTGGAACTATCCAGCCGGAGCTAA
- a CDS encoding tRNA (cytidine(34)-2'-O)-methyltransferase: MFHVVLFEPEIPPNTGNIMRLCANTGCELHLVEPLGFSLDEKRLRRAGMDYRDISVVTSHRNWEECLHAIRVKSPSTRVFACTTKGSQAHTKAVFQSGDIILMGPETRGLPINIIESTPAEYRIRIPMAPESRSLNLSNATAVILYEALRQTGFEGLS; encoded by the coding sequence ATGTTTCACGTTGTTTTATTTGAACCCGAAATCCCGCCCAACACAGGCAACATTATGCGCCTGTGTGCCAACACGGGCTGCGAACTGCATCTGGTTGAACCGTTGGGGTTTAGCCTCGACGAAAAACGCCTCCGTCGTGCGGGCATGGATTATCGCGACATCAGCGTGGTAACCAGCCATCGCAACTGGGAAGAGTGCCTACACGCTATTCGCGTAAAAAGCCCGAGCACACGTGTTTTCGCCTGCACGACGAAGGGCTCTCAGGCTCACACAAAGGCCGTTTTTCAGTCTGGCGACATTATTTTAATGGGCCCTGAAACTCGAGGCTTACCCATAAATATCATCGAATCTACCCCGGCCGAATATCGTATTCGTATTCCGATGGCGCCTGAATCAAGAAGTTTGAATTTATCGAACGCCACCGCAGTGATTCTGTACGAAGCACTGCGGCAGACAGGGTTTGAGGGATTGAGCTAA